The Nesterenkonia xinjiangensis genome contains a region encoding:
- a CDS encoding TetR/AcrR family transcriptional regulator has product MPKKVDHHQRRELIAAAVMRVVAHHGLGAASLRTVAAEAGVTGGMVQHYFPNMEAMLDFAMQSARARYGERMEHALAALGDNPEPTAVLEAALIALLPRSKEERADGRVALAFMSHASTKASATRQLREDNEGMRALLADHIRTARGGSAASLADPPDQDASRAAAALMALTDGLGVHILSAELDAEDAVGILRHHIALVLA; this is encoded by the coding sequence GGTGGCCCATCATGGCCTCGGGGCCGCGAGCCTACGGACTGTCGCCGCCGAGGCCGGCGTCACCGGCGGGATGGTCCAACACTACTTTCCCAACATGGAGGCGATGCTGGACTTCGCCATGCAGTCCGCCCGCGCTCGGTACGGCGAGCGGATGGAGCATGCTCTGGCGGCCCTCGGCGATAATCCGGAGCCCACCGCCGTCCTGGAGGCCGCCCTCATCGCGCTGCTGCCCCGCTCGAAGGAGGAGCGGGCAGACGGGCGAGTGGCACTGGCTTTCATGTCCCATGCCTCCACGAAAGCCTCGGCCACCAGGCAGCTGCGGGAAGACAATGAGGGGATGCGTGCACTGTTGGCCGACCACATACGGACCGCACGCGGCGGCTCAGCGGCATCTCTGGCAGACCCGCCCGACCAGGACGCTTCGCGAGCAGCCGCTGCACTGATGGCACTCACCGACGGCCTGGGGGTCCACATACTCAGCGCCGAGCTTGACGCTGAGGACGCGGTGGGAATTCTGAGACACCACATCGCACTGGTCCTTGCCTGA
- a CDS encoding ester cyclase, which produces MTAIQHTTTDPADLVHAAFAALERQDFESVVSMMVDDFRINIAGMPQQKRGIPAWRRNIQMMFNAFPDLQVHVQDLFAEDDKVAVRVRFTGTHQGEFLGIRPTGKEIDYLSNEIYRVEHGKITEEWICSDLMTLLQQIGGVSSARLMTMWLVGYRTWFALASGIAGGAAAGLALRRLVR; this is translated from the coding sequence ATGACGGCCATCCAGCACACCACCACAGATCCCGCCGACCTGGTGCATGCCGCCTTCGCAGCCCTGGAACGGCAGGACTTCGAGTCCGTTGTCAGCATGATGGTCGATGACTTTCGCATCAACATCGCCGGCATGCCTCAGCAGAAGCGAGGCATCCCTGCCTGGCGCCGGAATATCCAGATGATGTTCAACGCCTTTCCCGATCTCCAGGTGCACGTCCAGGACCTGTTCGCCGAGGACGACAAGGTGGCAGTGCGTGTGAGATTCACCGGCACGCACCAGGGAGAGTTCCTTGGGATCCGGCCCACCGGCAAGGAGATCGACTACCTCAGCAACGAGATCTACCGAGTGGAGCACGGGAAGATCACCGAGGAGTGGATCTGCTCGGATCTGATGACTCTGCTCCAACAGATCGGTGGTGTCTCCTCCGCTCGCCTGATGACTATGTGGCTGGTCGGCTACCGGACATGGTTCGCTCTGGCGAGCGGAATCGCGGGTGGAGCTGCAGCGGGCTTGGCGCTGAGGCGACTCGTGCGCTGA
- a CDS encoding VIT1/CCC1 transporter family protein has product MSTDDGAPRPPDQPGTPPPEPSSRQIRRWRRHLADEIAEGKLYADLARRKGGEDRQILLGLAEAEKRHQEHWRQLLGPHAERLPSPSFHRVLLGWMARVFGPVFILALAQRAEGDSPYAKDSDATAGMAADEAIHEEVVRGLATRGREKLSGGFRAAVFGANDGLVSNLALIMGMGGTGVGSTVILVTGIAGLLSGALSMAAGEYVSVRSQRELLAATRPTQVTLKAAPDLDVDQNELVLVYRARGLSQQDAEHRAEERLGVFDCDCNPSKSWQPVKEDAQDDHEVVGGAGTAALSSFGCFAAGALIPVLPYLLGMTGLAAIVTSLSLVGVALLCTGAVVGLLSGASPLMRGLRQLGIGMGAAAITYALGSLFGVVLD; this is encoded by the coding sequence GTGAGCACCGACGACGGCGCCCCGCGCCCTCCAGACCAGCCTGGGACTCCCCCTCCCGAGCCGTCCTCCCGGCAGATCCGCCGGTGGCGGAGGCATCTGGCCGATGAGATCGCCGAGGGGAAGCTCTACGCCGACCTCGCCCGGCGCAAGGGCGGCGAGGATCGGCAGATCCTGCTCGGCCTCGCCGAGGCCGAGAAGCGGCATCAGGAGCATTGGCGCCAGCTGCTCGGTCCGCACGCTGAGCGCCTTCCCTCCCCCTCGTTCCACCGGGTGCTGCTGGGCTGGATGGCCCGCGTCTTCGGACCGGTCTTCATCCTGGCCCTGGCTCAGCGCGCCGAGGGCGACTCCCCCTACGCCAAGGACTCCGACGCCACCGCCGGCATGGCCGCCGACGAGGCCATCCATGAGGAGGTCGTCCGTGGGCTGGCCACGCGCGGCCGGGAGAAGCTCTCCGGCGGCTTCCGCGCAGCGGTCTTCGGCGCCAACGACGGCCTGGTCTCCAACCTGGCGCTCATCATGGGAATGGGTGGCACAGGCGTCGGCTCCACCGTCATCCTGGTCACCGGCATCGCCGGGCTGCTCTCCGGGGCGCTGTCGATGGCGGCCGGCGAATACGTCTCGGTGCGCAGCCAACGTGAGCTGCTGGCCGCCACCCGACCCACGCAGGTGACCCTGAAGGCCGCCCCCGACCTCGACGTCGACCAGAACGAGCTGGTGCTGGTCTACCGGGCACGCGGGCTCAGCCAGCAGGACGCCGAGCACCGCGCCGAAGAGCGACTCGGGGTCTTCGACTGCGACTGCAACCCCTCCAAGTCTTGGCAGCCTGTGAAGGAGGACGCCCAGGACGACCATGAAGTGGTGGGCGGCGCCGGCACGGCCGCGCTGTCCAGCTTCGGCTGCTTCGCCGCCGGGGCACTGATCCCGGTGCTCCCGTACCTGCTGGGCATGACCGGGCTCGCCGCCATCGTGACCTCGCTGTCCCTGGTGGGAGTGGCGCTGCTGTGCACCGGCGCCGTCGTCGGCCTACTCTCGGGGGCCTCCCCGCTGATGCGCGGCCTGCGCCAGCTGGGCATCGGCATGGGTGCGGCGGCGATCACCTACGCGCTGGGTTCGCTGTTCGGCGTCGTGCTGGACTGA
- a CDS encoding MBL fold metallo-hydrolase codes for MPSTPHRTAHPPEPHAPLRAVLQCRTCGVERPPEDRPPECPICADERQHVPVRGQEWTSPRESQEAGARLELIDREPGVHGLVLHDGPGIGQVTSIVATRIGNVMIEPPAYIDDDAVDAVASVGGLAAILASHPHMYGVQSLWAEAFGEVDVYISAADEQWLALRPPRTVVWEDRVQIAEDMVATQIGGHFVGSMVAQWRAPDGRGVLFTGDAIFPVADQGWVTFMRSYPNMIPLSPAVVRRLADHVAQHDYDRLYGNFARHITADAAAAVERSAQRYIAWVSGARDEET; via the coding sequence ATGCCCTCCACACCTCACCGGACAGCCCATCCGCCCGAGCCCCACGCCCCGCTCCGCGCCGTGCTGCAGTGCCGCACCTGCGGCGTCGAACGCCCGCCGGAGGACCGCCCTCCGGAGTGTCCGATCTGCGCCGACGAGCGCCAGCACGTGCCGGTCCGCGGCCAGGAGTGGACCTCGCCCCGGGAGTCCCAGGAGGCGGGGGCGCGTCTGGAGCTGATCGACCGGGAGCCCGGAGTGCACGGCCTGGTGCTGCACGACGGGCCCGGCATCGGGCAGGTGACCAGCATCGTGGCCACCCGCATCGGTAATGTGATGATCGAGCCGCCTGCGTACATCGACGACGACGCCGTCGACGCCGTCGCCTCGGTGGGCGGGCTCGCCGCCATCCTCGCCTCACATCCGCACATGTACGGGGTGCAGTCGCTGTGGGCCGAGGCCTTCGGGGAGGTGGATGTGTACATCTCCGCGGCAGATGAGCAGTGGCTGGCGCTGCGCCCTCCACGGACGGTGGTCTGGGAGGACCGCGTGCAGATCGCCGAGGACATGGTGGCCACGCAGATCGGCGGGCACTTCGTCGGCAGCATGGTGGCCCAATGGCGGGCTCCGGACGGGCGCGGCGTGCTGTTCACCGGGGACGCGATCTTCCCCGTCGCGGACCAGGGCTGGGTGACGTTCATGCGCTCCTACCCGAACATGATCCCGCTCTCGCCCGCGGTGGTGCGCCGGCTCGCCGACCACGTGGCTCAGCACGACTACGACCGGCTCTACGGCAACTTCGCCCGGCACATCACCGCCGATGCCGCCGCCGCGGTGGAACGCTCGGCCCAGCGCTACATCGCCTGGGTCAGCGGAGCCCGTGACGAGGAGACCTGA
- a CDS encoding pyridoxamine 5'-phosphate oxidase family protein, which yields MFDHADDEPVLVLSEDESWRLLENTQHGRLVTVVAGRADIFPVNHAVQERTLVLRTAPGTKLAEMAVNEEVLFESDGILSDQAWSVVLRGHAQRLETDKEREAVQSLGLRSWVPTLKENYVRITPTHISGRHFRFGLQPERELGEGSETG from the coding sequence ATGTTCGATCACGCAGACGACGAACCGGTCCTGGTGCTCTCGGAGGATGAGAGCTGGAGGCTTCTGGAGAACACGCAGCACGGGCGGCTCGTCACGGTGGTGGCCGGGCGCGCTGACATCTTTCCGGTCAACCACGCGGTCCAGGAACGGACCCTGGTGCTGAGGACAGCTCCGGGGACCAAGCTCGCCGAGATGGCGGTGAATGAGGAGGTCCTGTTCGAGTCCGACGGGATCCTCTCGGATCAGGCCTGGTCCGTCGTGCTCCGTGGACATGCTCAGCGGCTCGAGACGGATAAGGAACGGGAGGCCGTGCAGTCGCTGGGCCTGCGTTCATGGGTTCCGACCCTCAAGGAGAACTACGTGAGGATCACCCCCACCCACATCAGCGGACGCCACTTCCGATTCGGTCTCCAGCCGGAACGAGAGCTGGGCGAGGGCTCAGAGACCGGCTGA
- the sucD gene encoding succinate--CoA ligase subunit alpha, which translates to MSIFLNKDSKVIVQGITGGEGSKHTARMLQAGTTIVGGVNARKAGTTVTHEDQHGSEIELPVFGSVSEAMEKTGADVSVVFVPPKFAKDAAVEAIDAGIGLLVVITEGIPVQDSAEFYNYSLTKTGDDGRPVTRILGPNCPGIITPGESLAGITPANITGKGGVGLVSKSGTLTYQMMYELRDLGFSTSIGIGGDPVIGTTHIDALEAFENDPETKAIVMIGEIGGDAEERAAEYIKANVTKPVVGYVAGFTAPEGKTMGHAGAIVSGSSGTAEAKKEALEAAGVKVGKTPSETAHLLREVYPVAVEPSAL; encoded by the coding sequence ATGTCTATCTTTCTGAACAAGGACTCCAAAGTCATCGTCCAGGGCATCACCGGCGGCGAGGGCTCCAAGCACACGGCCCGCATGCTGCAGGCCGGGACGACCATCGTCGGCGGTGTCAACGCCCGCAAGGCCGGCACCACCGTCACCCACGAGGACCAGCACGGCTCCGAGATCGAGCTGCCCGTCTTCGGCTCCGTCTCCGAGGCCATGGAGAAGACCGGCGCCGACGTCTCGGTGGTCTTCGTGCCCCCGAAGTTCGCCAAGGACGCCGCGGTGGAGGCCATCGACGCCGGCATCGGCCTTCTGGTGGTCATCACCGAGGGCATCCCGGTCCAGGACTCCGCAGAGTTCTACAACTACTCGCTGACCAAGACCGGCGACGACGGCAGGCCCGTGACGCGGATCCTGGGCCCGAACTGCCCCGGCATCATCACTCCGGGCGAGTCGCTGGCCGGCATCACCCCTGCCAACATCACCGGCAAGGGTGGCGTCGGGCTGGTCTCGAAGTCCGGGACCCTGACCTACCAGATGATGTACGAGCTGCGTGACCTGGGCTTCTCCACCTCCATCGGCATCGGTGGTGACCCGGTCATCGGCACCACGCACATCGACGCGCTGGAGGCCTTCGAGAACGACCCGGAGACCAAGGCGATCGTGATGATCGGTGAGATCGGCGGCGACGCCGAGGAGCGCGCGGCCGAGTACATCAAGGCCAACGTCACCAAGCCGGTGGTCGGCTACGTGGCCGGCTTCACCGCTCCGGAGGGCAAGACCATGGGCCATGCCGGCGCCATCGTCTCCGGCTCCTCCGGCACCGCGGAGGCCAAGAAGGAGGCCCTCGAGGCCGCCGGCGTGAAGGTCGGCAAGACCCCTTCGGAGACCGCGCACCTGCTGCGTGAGGTCTACCCGGTCGCAGTGGAGCCGTCCGCGCTCTGA
- the sucC gene encoding ADP-forming succinate--CoA ligase subunit beta, which yields MDLYEYQARDLFEAHGVPVLAGIVAHTPEEAKAAAEQIGGVVVVKAQVKVGGRGKAGGVKLAKNADEAHEHAKAILGMDIKGHTVHRVMIAQGADIAEEYYFSILLDRANRDYLAMCSKEGGVEIEQLAEERPEALARVNFDPNTGIDTAKATEIAEQAGFGAEQVPALADVFQQLWTAFAAEDATLVEVNPLVKTGEGRIIALDGKVTVDENAEFRQPGHSELVDEQAEDPLEAKAKANDLNYVKLDGEVGIIGNGAGLVMSTLDVVAYAGEAHDGVKPANFLDIGGGASAEVMANGLDVILGDDQVKSVFVNVFGGITACDAVANGIVKALEILGDAATKPLVVRLDGNSVEEGRRILREADHPLVTLATSMDEGADKAAELANK from the coding sequence GTGGACCTGTATGAGTACCAGGCGCGCGATCTGTTCGAGGCACACGGAGTTCCCGTGCTGGCTGGGATCGTGGCGCACACCCCGGAAGAAGCGAAGGCGGCCGCTGAGCAGATCGGCGGCGTCGTCGTCGTCAAGGCTCAGGTCAAGGTCGGAGGCCGTGGCAAGGCCGGCGGCGTGAAGCTCGCCAAGAACGCCGACGAGGCCCACGAGCACGCCAAGGCGATCCTGGGCATGGACATCAAGGGGCACACCGTGCACCGGGTGATGATCGCCCAGGGTGCCGACATCGCGGAGGAGTACTACTTCTCCATCCTTCTGGACCGCGCCAACCGTGACTACCTGGCCATGTGCTCCAAGGAGGGCGGCGTCGAGATCGAGCAGCTCGCCGAGGAGCGGCCCGAGGCACTGGCGCGGGTGAACTTCGACCCGAACACCGGCATCGACACGGCCAAGGCCACCGAGATCGCCGAGCAGGCCGGCTTCGGCGCCGAGCAGGTCCCCGCCCTGGCAGACGTGTTCCAGCAGCTGTGGACCGCATTCGCCGCAGAGGACGCCACCCTGGTGGAGGTCAACCCGCTGGTGAAGACCGGTGAGGGCCGGATCATCGCCCTGGACGGCAAGGTCACCGTGGACGAGAACGCCGAGTTCCGTCAGCCGGGCCACTCCGAGCTCGTCGACGAGCAGGCGGAGGACCCGCTGGAGGCCAAGGCCAAGGCCAACGACCTCAACTACGTCAAGCTCGACGGCGAGGTGGGGATCATCGGCAACGGTGCCGGTCTGGTCATGTCCACCCTCGACGTCGTCGCCTACGCCGGTGAGGCCCATGACGGCGTGAAGCCCGCCAACTTCCTGGACATCGGAGGCGGCGCCTCCGCCGAGGTGATGGCCAACGGCCTCGACGTCATCCTCGGCGACGACCAGGTCAAGTCAGTGTTCGTCAACGTCTTCGGCGGCATCACCGCCTGCGACGCCGTCGCCAACGGCATCGTCAAGGCCCTGGAGATCCTCGGCGACGCCGCCACCAAGCCGCTGGTGGTCCGCCTGGACGGCAACAGCGTGGAGGAGGGCCGGCGCATCCTGCGCGAGGCCGACCACCCGCTGGTCACCCTGGCCACCTCCATGGACGAAGGCGCCGACAAGGCCGCCGAACTGGCGAACAAGTAA
- a CDS encoding UvrD-helicase domain-containing protein encodes MEFLFTPPAERPSETARAKKAAADDGAPAGVAVAAPAADPAAGLNAEQRQAVLHSGAPLLIVAGAGSGKTRVLTRRIAHLLQTGAARPHEILAITFTNKAAREMKERVVELVGPAAERMWISTFHSSCVRILRAEAANLGRKSSFTIYDAADSLRLITTIAKLHDLDPKRFAPRAIKNKISALKNELVDAEEFSSTAPNEPFSEAVASVYRDYTARLRQASAYDFDDLLAETVYMFDAFPGILDGYRRRFRHVLVDEYQDTNHAQYRLVRQLTGAPGDGVETQGAELTVVGDSDQSIYAFRGADIRNIIEFERDYPDATTIKLEQNYRSTQTILDAANAVISQNSGRTEKKLWTEEGEGEPVTLHVAPSESDEAEWIARTIDGLGDREGIRPADVAVFYRTNAQSRSLEERLISRGIPYRVVGGTRFYDRKEIKDALAYLHVINNPDDDVNLRRILNEPKRGIGDRAEGAAAALAQRDRTTFFEALRRAEEAPAMATRSLKAIASFVRMMDDLASLRDSEKPSVVLEAVLEQTGMLEALRQSKDLQDESRADNLGELVAVVKEYEASTEGGTLADFLEQVSLVADADSVPSAGDAESERLAREQGQVTLMTLHTAKGLEFPVVFLTGMEHGIFPHARSISDGEQLAEERRLAYVGLTRARRRLYLTRAESRHLWGQHQYNPPSQFLGEIPEDLLHIDAASSGGLGGFSGGLGGHHYGAPRFGTGPSSGGSRGAGAGRGGRSAPTVYGSASSDKTSSSLPGAAGGVAPRQVDPSRRIPDLAPGDKVSHQKFGSGEVLAVEGVGDKTVAKVSFAGSEKRLLLRYAPLEKAD; translated from the coding sequence ATGGAGTTCCTCTTCACCCCGCCAGCTGAGCGCCCGTCCGAGACCGCCCGTGCCAAGAAGGCCGCCGCCGACGACGGCGCCCCGGCCGGCGTCGCCGTCGCCGCCCCCGCGGCAGACCCCGCCGCGGGGCTGAACGCCGAGCAGCGGCAGGCGGTGCTGCACTCCGGCGCGCCGCTGCTGATCGTCGCCGGTGCCGGTTCCGGCAAGACACGGGTGCTCACCCGGCGCATCGCCCATCTGCTCCAGACCGGTGCCGCCCGGCCGCACGAGATCCTGGCCATCACCTTCACAAACAAGGCCGCCCGAGAGATGAAGGAACGGGTGGTCGAGCTCGTCGGTCCGGCCGCGGAGCGCATGTGGATCTCCACCTTCCACTCCTCCTGCGTGCGGATCCTGCGCGCCGAGGCCGCGAACCTGGGTCGGAAGTCCAGCTTCACCATCTATGACGCCGCCGATTCGCTGCGGCTGATCACCACCATCGCCAAGCTGCACGATCTGGACCCCAAGCGCTTCGCCCCGCGGGCCATCAAGAACAAGATCTCCGCGCTGAAGAACGAGCTGGTCGATGCCGAGGAGTTCAGCTCCACGGCCCCCAACGAGCCGTTCTCCGAGGCAGTGGCCAGCGTGTACCGGGACTACACCGCACGGCTGCGTCAGGCCAGCGCCTACGACTTCGACGACCTCCTGGCCGAGACGGTCTACATGTTCGACGCCTTCCCCGGCATCCTCGACGGCTATCGGAGGCGCTTCCGCCATGTGCTCGTCGACGAGTACCAGGACACCAACCATGCTCAGTACCGGCTCGTCCGCCAGCTGACCGGCGCCCCGGGCGACGGCGTCGAGACCCAGGGGGCCGAGCTGACCGTCGTGGGCGACTCCGACCAGTCGATCTACGCGTTCCGTGGTGCGGACATCCGCAACATCATCGAGTTCGAGCGCGACTACCCGGACGCCACCACCATCAAGCTGGAGCAGAACTACCGCTCCACCCAGACGATCCTCGACGCTGCCAATGCGGTGATCTCGCAGAACTCGGGCCGCACGGAGAAGAAACTCTGGACGGAAGAGGGTGAGGGGGAGCCGGTCACGCTGCATGTGGCGCCCTCGGAGTCCGACGAGGCCGAGTGGATCGCCCGCACCATCGACGGTCTCGGCGACCGTGAGGGCATCCGTCCCGCCGACGTGGCGGTCTTCTACCGCACCAACGCCCAGTCCCGCTCCCTGGAGGAGCGGCTCATCAGCCGCGGAATCCCCTATCGGGTGGTCGGAGGCACGCGGTTCTATGACCGCAAGGAGATCAAGGACGCACTGGCCTACCTGCATGTCATCAACAACCCCGACGACGACGTCAACCTGCGCCGCATCCTCAACGAGCCCAAGCGGGGCATCGGGGACCGGGCGGAGGGGGCCGCAGCCGCGCTCGCCCAGCGGGACCGCACCACGTTCTTCGAGGCCCTGCGCCGGGCCGAGGAGGCTCCCGCCATGGCGACCCGCTCGCTGAAGGCGATCGCCTCCTTCGTGCGGATGATGGACGACCTCGCCTCCCTGAGGGATTCGGAGAAGCCCTCGGTGGTGCTGGAGGCGGTGTTGGAGCAGACCGGCATGCTGGAGGCGCTGCGCCAGTCCAAGGACCTGCAGGACGAATCTCGGGCGGACAACCTCGGCGAGCTCGTCGCGGTGGTCAAGGAGTATGAGGCCTCCACCGAGGGTGGCACCTTGGCGGACTTCCTGGAGCAGGTCTCGCTGGTCGCCGACGCCGACTCCGTCCCCTCGGCCGGCGATGCCGAGTCGGAGCGGCTCGCCCGCGAACAGGGGCAGGTCACTCTGATGACGCTGCACACGGCCAAGGGCCTGGAATTTCCTGTGGTGTTTCTCACAGGGATGGAGCACGGGATCTTCCCCCACGCCCGCTCCATCTCGGACGGCGAACAGCTGGCCGAGGAGCGCCGCCTGGCCTATGTGGGCCTCACCCGCGCCCGACGTCGGCTCTACCTGACCCGTGCGGAGTCCCGCCACCTGTGGGGCCAGCACCAGTACAACCCGCCCAGCCAGTTCCTCGGGGAGATCCCGGAGGACCTGCTTCATATCGATGCCGCATCGTCAGGAGGGCTGGGCGGCTTCTCCGGCGGGCTGGGCGGCCACCACTACGGTGCTCCCCGCTTCGGCACCGGCCCGAGCTCCGGCGGATCACGAGGCGCCGGGGCCGGCCGCGGCGGACGCTCCGCGCCGACCGTCTACGGGTCGGCGAGCAGCGACAAGACGTCATCTTCGCTGCCCGGGGCGGCCGGCGGCGTCGCGCCCCGCCAGGTGGATCCTAGTCGGAGGATCCCGGACCTCGCCCCCGGTGACAAGGTCTCCCACCAGAAGTTTGGCAGCGGCGAGGTCCTCGCCGTGGAGGGTGTGGGAGACAAGACTGTGGCGAAGGTCAGCTTCGCAGGAAGCGAGAAGCGTCTGCTCCTGCGATATGCTCCCCTGGAGAAGGCCGACTAG
- a CDS encoding MFS transporter: MSLTVEVVTSTNTTSTNTTSSTASPVAPAATQGSQRRTMLALLALSVGGFGIGLTEFVIAGLLTEVSTDLDVSISQAGHLVGGYALAVVPGALAITPFLMKRAPKYALVLLLTFFIVGNTLSAWAPNYEVMFAGRIIAALAHGGYFGIGAVIAAALVPEHRRASAVAALFAGLTIANVLGVPAGAFVGQQLGWRSVFWIISAIGVLALAGLVTLVPKTQPEQNQLPLGQQFRTLARPQVLMSLVTTAMVFGGMFGVFTYIEPLLREVTGYSASAVPWLLVLFGVGLFAGNIVGGWAADKNADNAVLILSILLPAVILGLGAAAAFPVFAAIMLTLLGLVGFATVPGLQARVMRHAKGAATLASATNIAAFNLGNTIGVSLAGVAIAADYGLHSPTISGAGLTLIGLLLIISARMAAHKKNVPAQ, translated from the coding sequence ATGAGCCTGACAGTGGAAGTTGTGACATCAACAAACACCACCAGTACAAACACCACCAGCTCCACTGCCTCACCTGTAGCCCCGGCTGCCACCCAGGGCAGCCAAAGAAGGACAATGCTGGCCCTGCTAGCTCTGAGCGTCGGCGGGTTCGGCATCGGGCTGACCGAGTTTGTCATTGCCGGGCTGCTGACCGAAGTCTCCACCGACCTGGATGTCTCCATCAGCCAAGCAGGCCACCTCGTTGGCGGCTACGCCTTGGCAGTGGTCCCCGGTGCTTTGGCGATCACCCCGTTTCTGATGAAGCGAGCCCCGAAATACGCGCTCGTGTTGTTGCTGACATTCTTCATCGTCGGCAATACCCTCTCGGCCTGGGCGCCGAACTACGAGGTGATGTTCGCCGGGCGCATCATCGCCGCTCTGGCTCACGGCGGATACTTCGGCATCGGTGCCGTGATAGCCGCCGCCCTGGTGCCCGAGCACAGGAGAGCGTCTGCGGTCGCGGCGCTGTTCGCCGGACTGACGATCGCCAACGTCCTGGGTGTCCCGGCTGGTGCCTTCGTCGGACAACAACTGGGCTGGCGCTCGGTGTTCTGGATCATCTCCGCAATCGGTGTCCTCGCATTGGCCGGACTGGTCACCCTGGTGCCGAAGACTCAACCGGAACAGAACCAGCTGCCGCTCGGCCAACAGTTCCGCACCCTGGCACGACCCCAAGTGTTGATGTCGCTTGTGACCACCGCGATGGTCTTCGGCGGCATGTTCGGAGTCTTCACGTACATCGAGCCCCTGTTGCGAGAAGTCACCGGCTACTCCGCTTCGGCAGTTCCCTGGCTGCTGGTGCTCTTCGGCGTAGGGCTCTTCGCCGGGAACATCGTCGGTGGGTGGGCAGCCGATAAGAACGCCGACAACGCCGTACTGATCCTCTCGATACTGTTGCCCGCCGTGATCCTCGGCCTAGGGGCAGCCGCTGCGTTCCCAGTGTTCGCTGCGATCATGTTGACCCTTCTCGGGCTGGTCGGTTTCGCCACCGTACCCGGCCTTCAAGCTCGGGTGATGCGGCATGCCAAAGGGGCAGCCACCCTGGCCTCGGCAACCAACATCGCCGCCTTCAACCTCGGCAACACCATCGGCGTCAGCCTCGCCGGAGTAGCCATCGCCGCCGACTACGGGCTGCACAGCCCCACCATCAGCGGAGCAGGCCTCACCCTCATCGGACTGCTACTGATCATCAGCGCCCGGATGGCAGCACACAAGAAGAACGTCCCTGCACAATGA
- a CDS encoding helix-turn-helix transcriptional regulator, with amino-acid sequence MTLQYAHRESAGSEAPNPLADFLRAHRARITPVQAGIPSYGTTRRVPGLRREELAQLAGVSVNYYTRLEQGEAKNPSEGIITSLARALDLDEDATSYLHSIAGTTPPTHGTVDPGASEAGMSFTFERLVEYMPGTAAITLSATNDVLSCNHLAHQLFFAHMGQEDRDELGARWNTHRLLFTDPYTRDLYRHWHEEAALAVASLRFHAASAPDDAAVQALVGELCVTSSEFARLWAEHPVRRCTRGTKHLIHPGHGDLDLEYQVLHAPGGDGRRILIHTTTPGSPAADALHVLS; translated from the coding sequence ATGACCCTCCAGTACGCTCACCGGGAGAGTGCCGGCTCGGAGGCACCGAATCCTCTGGCCGATTTTCTGCGGGCTCATCGTGCCCGGATCACTCCCGTGCAGGCAGGAATCCCCTCCTACGGCACCACCCGGAGGGTCCCGGGGCTGCGTCGGGAAGAACTGGCTCAGCTGGCCGGGGTGTCGGTGAATTACTACACCCGTCTGGAACAGGGGGAGGCCAAGAACCCCTCCGAGGGAATCATCACGTCGCTTGCACGAGCCCTTGATCTTGATGAGGATGCCACCAGCTACCTGCACAGCATCGCTGGTACCACGCCGCCCACACACGGCACAGTCGATCCGGGTGCCTCGGAAGCCGGAATGAGCTTCACCTTCGAGCGTCTGGTCGAGTACATGCCCGGCACGGCTGCGATCACGCTCTCGGCCACCAACGATGTGCTCTCCTGCAACCACCTGGCCCACCAACTGTTTTTCGCTCACATGGGACAAGAGGACCGTGATGAACTCGGTGCTCGGTGGAACACCCATCGATTGCTGTTCACAGATCCCTACACTCGGGACCTCTATCGTCACTGGCACGAAGAGGCCGCTCTCGCTGTCGCGTCACTGCGATTCCATGCAGCCTCAGCACCCGACGACGCCGCCGTCCAGGCCTTGGTGGGGGAACTCTGTGTGACCAGCAGCGAGTTCGCCCGCCTATGGGCCGAACACCCTGTACGTCGGTGCACACGAGGCACCAAGCACCTCATCCACCCTGGGCACGGGGACCTGGACCTGGAGTATCAAGTCCTCCATGCCCCCGGCGGAGACGGTCGCCGGATTCTGATCCACACCACCACACCGGGAAGTCCCGCAGCAGATGCCCTTCACGTGCTGAGCTAG